In Arthrobacter sp. SLBN-83, one DNA window encodes the following:
- the dnaJ gene encoding molecular chaperone DnaJ produces the protein MSSHYDVLGVSPEATGEEIKKAYRKLARTLHPDVNPGADAAERFKAVTHAYEVLSDPQKRRIYDTTGNENGTDNGFGGAGYAGQGFAFQDIFDTFFGAGGTSGPASRVRRGQDALISVRIDLRDAVFGVNKKLEVDTAVVCPTCDGSCCRPGTQPERCDICGGSGQVQRAVRSILGQVMTAAPCGTCEGFGTVIKDPCNECSGQGRIRSRRSLTIKVPAGVATGTRIQLSGQGEAGPAGGPAGDLYVEIRVNNDPTYVRESDDLHATLHIPMTAAALGTDVSLETFDGTQEIDVKPGTQSGEIITLRGLGVTHLRGYGRGDLKVHLQVDTPAKLDSAQEDLLRQLAKLRGEQITEGKLAASGGMFAKLRDRFGNL, from the coding sequence TTGAGCAGCCACTATGACGTCCTTGGAGTCTCACCCGAAGCTACAGGGGAAGAGATCAAAAAGGCCTACCGCAAGCTGGCCCGCACCCTCCACCCGGACGTTAACCCAGGTGCCGACGCTGCAGAACGCTTCAAGGCGGTAACGCACGCCTACGAGGTCCTTTCCGATCCCCAGAAGCGCAGGATCTACGACACCACCGGCAATGAAAACGGTACGGACAACGGCTTCGGCGGTGCCGGCTATGCAGGCCAGGGATTCGCGTTCCAGGACATCTTCGACACCTTCTTTGGCGCCGGCGGCACTTCGGGCCCGGCGTCGCGTGTCCGCCGCGGCCAGGACGCACTCATCAGTGTCCGGATCGACCTCCGTGACGCCGTGTTCGGAGTCAACAAGAAGCTCGAGGTGGACACCGCCGTGGTCTGCCCCACCTGTGACGGATCATGCTGCCGCCCCGGGACCCAGCCGGAACGGTGCGACATCTGCGGCGGCAGCGGCCAGGTCCAGCGGGCGGTCCGCTCCATCCTCGGCCAGGTCATGACGGCAGCCCCCTGCGGCACCTGCGAGGGCTTCGGCACGGTCATCAAGGATCCCTGCAACGAATGCAGTGGCCAGGGGCGCATCCGCAGCCGCCGGTCGCTGACCATCAAGGTTCCCGCCGGCGTCGCCACTGGTACCCGCATCCAGCTCTCCGGCCAGGGCGAGGCAGGCCCTGCAGGGGGGCCGGCGGGTGACCTGTACGTGGAGATCCGCGTCAACAACGACCCCACGTACGTGCGCGAAAGCGATGATCTGCACGCCACCCTGCACATCCCCATGACCGCGGCGGCCCTGGGCACGGACGTCAGCCTGGAAACCTTCGACGGTACCCAGGAGATCGACGTGAAGCCGGGAACCCAGTCCGGCGAAATCATCACCCTGCGCGGTTTGGGTGTCACCCATCTGAGGGGCTATGGCCGCGGCGACTTGAAGGTCCATCTGCAGGTGGACACCCCGGCCAAGCTCGACTCCGCGCAGGAGGACCTCCTGCGGCAACTTGCCAAGCTCCGCGGTGAGCAAATCACCGAAGGCAAGTTGGCCGCCAGCGGCGGTATGTTCGCCAAGCTCCGGGACCGGTTCGGGAACCTGTAG